The following proteins are co-located in the Diaphorobacter sp. HDW4B genome:
- a CDS encoding DJ-1/PfpI family protein, with translation MAGKKILMICGDYCEDYETMVPFQALLAVGHTVHAVCPDKAAGDSIKTAIHDFEGAQTYSEKPGHNFTLNATFNNIKAEDYDALVIPGGRGPEYLRTYPAVIAAVRHFFDTNKPVAAVCHGAQLLAGAGVLKGRTCSAYPACRVEVELAGGTYADIAIDKAHTDGNLVSAPAWPAHPDWIAQFLAVLGTRIEH, from the coding sequence ATGGCAGGCAAGAAGATTCTGATGATTTGCGGTGACTACTGCGAAGACTACGAAACCATGGTGCCCTTCCAGGCACTGCTGGCCGTGGGCCACACCGTGCACGCCGTGTGCCCGGACAAGGCAGCGGGCGACAGCATCAAGACGGCGATCCACGACTTCGAAGGCGCGCAGACCTACAGCGAAAAGCCCGGCCACAACTTCACGCTGAACGCGACGTTCAACAACATCAAGGCCGAAGACTACGACGCGCTCGTCATCCCCGGCGGACGCGGCCCCGAGTACCTGCGCACGTATCCCGCGGTGATCGCCGCCGTGCGCCACTTCTTCGACACCAACAAGCCCGTGGCCGCCGTCTGCCATGGTGCGCAACTGCTGGCAGGCGCCGGCGTGCTCAAGGGCCGCACCTGCTCGGCCTACCCTGCTTGCCGCGTTGAAGTGGAACTGGCCGGTGGCACCTACGCCGACATTGCCATCGACAAGGCGCATACCGACGGCAACCTGGTCTCGGCACCCGCCTGGCCCGCCCATCCCGACTGGATCGCGCAATTCCTCGCCGTGCTGGGCACACGCATCGAGCATTGA
- a CDS encoding type I secretion system permease/ATPase, whose translation MDLPKQYTAWLDAMLTVSRHYGIGASAENARVALAWESGTPLEALLEIMARQMGLSVRLSGFDASMLDAWRLPIAVEFADGRVGVIRTINAQRKVGIAFSGEQGAETVMDGAELKKLVVRAALLRPLAEVPDARVDEYIKPWKPSWFWKIALGDWHRYGEVVLASLVANVLALSGMMFSMQVYDRVVPSQSESTLWVLFGGVMLAIAFEFLMRLCRTYIIDILGKRADLQISDVIFGRALRLRYDARPKSTGSFIAQIREIDQVRELLTSTTIGAAADLPFFFLFLGVLWLIGGSLVWIPLAALPLLLLPGLMAQRPLGRLANAGMRESALRNAMLVEAVQGLDDIKSLRAEPRFQNRWNHVNMVSADIGMRQRFLTNMLMTWTQEIQGVIYAVVLLVGCYLVMKGDMTTGALVGSSILSSRMVSPMAQIASLLARWQQAKVARDGLNKLMERPVDVPDDSRRVHVPFLQGAYRTTGVRFQYSEEAKRAALELPNLRVQPGEKIAVLGRMGAGKSTLLQLFAGMYKPSAGTVNLDGLDLALIDPQDVRRDVSLLAQNSNLFYGTIRENLVMGRPMATDSELIEALRMSGGLSLVQGRPEGLDELIQEGGLGLSGGQRQALLLARTIVRQPSVLLLDEPTAHFDEVTEHQVIDALNPWLAPRTLIVATHRMQVLQWVDRIIILDNGRVVMDGPKKHVLGELTNGKA comes from the coding sequence ATGGATTTGCCTAAACAGTACACAGCGTGGCTGGATGCCATGCTGACGGTCAGTCGTCATTATGGGATAGGGGCGTCTGCCGAAAATGCCCGCGTCGCGCTGGCATGGGAGAGCGGAACGCCATTGGAGGCGCTGCTCGAAATCATGGCGCGGCAGATGGGCTTGAGCGTCCGCTTGTCGGGCTTTGACGCTTCGATGCTCGACGCATGGCGCTTGCCGATTGCCGTTGAATTCGCCGATGGACGGGTGGGCGTGATCCGCACGATCAACGCGCAGCGCAAGGTCGGCATCGCCTTCAGCGGAGAGCAGGGCGCCGAGACCGTGATGGACGGTGCTGAGCTCAAGAAGCTGGTCGTGCGTGCCGCGTTGCTGCGCCCGCTTGCGGAAGTGCCGGATGCGCGCGTCGATGAGTACATCAAGCCATGGAAGCCGAGCTGGTTCTGGAAGATCGCGCTCGGGGATTGGCATCGTTATGGCGAGGTGGTTCTGGCTTCGCTCGTCGCCAATGTGCTCGCGCTGTCGGGAATGATGTTCTCCATGCAGGTGTACGACCGTGTCGTGCCGTCACAGTCCGAATCTACGCTCTGGGTGCTGTTCGGCGGTGTGATGCTCGCCATCGCGTTCGAGTTTCTGATGCGGCTGTGCCGGACCTACATCATCGACATTCTCGGCAAGCGCGCGGATCTGCAGATCTCGGATGTGATCTTTGGCCGCGCACTGCGCTTGCGCTACGACGCGAGGCCGAAATCCACGGGCAGCTTCATCGCGCAGATCCGCGAGATCGATCAGGTGCGGGAACTGCTGACATCGACTACCATCGGTGCCGCTGCCGATCTGCCGTTCTTCTTTCTGTTTCTTGGCGTGCTCTGGTTGATTGGCGGATCGCTGGTCTGGATTCCGCTTGCCGCCTTGCCGCTGCTGCTGCTGCCCGGACTTATGGCCCAGCGCCCCTTGGGTCGTCTTGCCAATGCCGGCATGCGCGAATCGGCGCTCCGCAATGCCATGCTGGTGGAGGCGGTGCAAGGTCTGGACGACATCAAATCGCTGCGCGCCGAGCCACGCTTCCAGAACCGCTGGAATCATGTGAACATGGTCTCGGCCGACATCGGCATGCGCCAGCGCTTTCTGACCAACATGCTGATGACCTGGACGCAGGAAATCCAGGGCGTGATCTACGCCGTGGTGCTGCTGGTGGGTTGCTACTTGGTGATGAAGGGCGACATGACGACCGGCGCGCTGGTCGGCAGTTCGATCCTGTCCTCGCGCATGGTCTCGCCCATGGCGCAGATCGCCAGTCTGCTCGCGCGTTGGCAGCAGGCCAAGGTGGCGCGCGATGGCTTGAACAAGCTCATGGAGCGCCCGGTCGATGTGCCCGACGACAGTCGTCGCGTGCATGTTCCCTTTCTGCAGGGTGCGTATCGCACGACGGGTGTGCGTTTTCAGTATTCCGAAGAGGCCAAGCGTGCCGCGCTGGAGCTGCCCAACCTGCGTGTGCAGCCCGGCGAAAAGATCGCCGTGCTGGGGCGAATGGGCGCGGGAAAATCCACGCTGCTGCAACTGTTTGCCGGCATGTACAAACCGAGCGCCGGCACGGTCAACCTGGATGGTCTGGATCTGGCGCTGATCGATCCGCAGGATGTGCGTCGCGACGTCAGCTTGCTTGCACAGAACTCCAACCTGTTCTACGGAACCATCCGAGAGAACCTGGTGATGGGGCGCCCGATGGCGACGGACAGCGAACTGATCGAAGCCCTGCGCATGTCGGGCGGCTTGAGCTTGGTGCAAGGCCGTCCCGAAGGTCTGGACGAGTTGATTCAGGAAGGCGGCCTTGGCCTTTCGGGCGGGCAACGTCAGGCGTTGCTGCTCGCGCGCACCATCGTTCGCCAACCATCGGTGCTGCTGCTCGATGAGCCCACCGCGCATTTCGACGAGGTGACGGAGCATCAGGTGATCGACGCACTGAATCCGTGGCTCGCGCCGCGCACCTTGATCGTCGCAACGCACCGCATGCAGGTTCTGCAATGGGTGGATCGCATCATCATTCTCGACAATGGCCGCGTGGTGATGGACGGCCCGAAGAAGCATGTACTGGGGGAGCTGACAAATGGCAAGGCTTGA
- a CDS encoding HlyD family type I secretion periplasmic adaptor subunit produces the protein MARLDAMNANERPEPVLSGQPVQIRVDAKGAAPQPKAGMSVKRMGGPGMFKMKPLPVSSPSKRVGLPFPFLIVWIVALLLAAFATWATFFELSEVSTGVGKVIPSSREQIIQSLEGGILVELKVKEGDIVDAGEVLAQLDRTKSEATVQESAVRMRAAQATSARLYAEVNGTPLKFPEDVRVDGDLARTETALYSSRREALAGTISGLQEALMLVRKELSLTEPLVVRGAASDVEVLRLKRQANDLETRMADARSQYLVKAREDLAKANAEIESLRQVTRGRADALTRLTFTSPVRGVVKDIAITTVGGVIPPNGKLMEIVPVDEKLLVEARISPRDIAFIHPGQTATVKITAYDYAIYGGLPAKVVTISPDTIQDDVKRDQYYYRVFIRTEADHLKREDKVFPISPGMIASVEILTGSKTVMQYLVKPFNKGREALRER, from the coding sequence ATGGCAAGGCTTGACGCGATGAACGCGAACGAACGTCCCGAGCCCGTGCTTTCCGGACAGCCGGTGCAGATACGGGTCGATGCAAAAGGTGCCGCACCTCAACCGAAGGCAGGAATGAGCGTCAAACGCATGGGTGGCCCCGGCATGTTCAAGATGAAGCCCTTGCCGGTGAGCTCGCCGAGCAAGCGAGTGGGGTTGCCGTTCCCATTCTTGATCGTCTGGATCGTGGCATTGCTGCTTGCGGCTTTCGCCACTTGGGCGACTTTCTTTGAACTGTCCGAAGTGTCGACCGGCGTCGGCAAGGTGATCCCATCGTCGCGCGAGCAGATCATCCAGTCGCTCGAAGGCGGGATTCTGGTTGAACTCAAGGTCAAGGAAGGCGACATCGTCGACGCTGGCGAGGTGCTTGCGCAACTCGACCGCACCAAGAGTGAAGCCACGGTGCAGGAAAGCGCGGTGCGCATGCGTGCAGCGCAGGCCACATCGGCGCGTCTCTATGCGGAAGTGAACGGAACGCCGCTCAAGTTCCCCGAAGATGTTCGGGTGGATGGCGATCTGGCTCGCACCGAGACAGCGTTGTACTCTTCGCGGCGTGAGGCCTTGGCGGGCACGATATCGGGTCTGCAGGAAGCGCTGATGCTGGTTCGCAAGGAGCTGTCGCTGACCGAGCCGCTGGTCGTGCGCGGTGCCGCGAGCGATGTGGAAGTGCTGCGCTTGAAGCGTCAGGCCAACGACCTCGAAACCCGCATGGCCGATGCGCGCAGCCAATATCTTGTGAAGGCGCGTGAAGACCTGGCCAAGGCGAATGCCGAAATCGAATCGCTGCGCCAAGTGACTCGCGGCCGTGCCGATGCGCTGACGCGTCTGACCTTCACGTCGCCCGTGCGTGGTGTCGTCAAGGACATCGCGATCACCACGGTCGGCGGGGTGATCCCGCCCAACGGCAAGCTCATGGAAATCGTGCCGGTGGACGAGAAGCTGCTGGTCGAGGCACGCATTTCGCCGCGCGATATCGCGTTCATTCACCCTGGACAGACGGCCACGGTGAAGATCACGGCGTATGACTATGCGATCTACGGCGGTTTGCCGGCGAAGGTGGTCACGATTTCGCCTGACACGATTCAGGATGACGTCAAGCGCGATCAGTACTACTACCGTGTGTTCATTCGGACCGAGGCGGATCACCTCAAGCGCGAGGACAAGGTGTTTCCGATCAGTCCGGGGATGATTGCTTCGGTGGAAATTCTTACTGGCAGCAAGACGGTGATGCAGTATCTGGTGAAGCCGTTCAACAAGGGGAGGGAGGCTTTACGCGAACGATGA
- a CDS encoding flavin reductase family protein: MSSASGSYILPVELSKSYRLLNHGPTVLVSARHAGESNAMAAAWACALDYTPAKLTVVIDKATKTRQLMEQSGMFVIQVPTRAQARLVHHVGTRSALKEPGKIESAGVEWFEQAGFDVPLVAGCSAWMVCRLVPEPHNQAAYDLFIGEIVGAWADSRVFRDGHWLFEDAPDELRSLHYIAGGHFYAIGDAVTVDVASATAKA, translated from the coding sequence ATGTCGTCTGCTTCCGGCTCTTACATTCTTCCTGTGGAGTTGTCCAAGTCCTATCGTTTGCTCAACCATGGGCCTACAGTGCTGGTGTCTGCACGGCATGCGGGGGAGTCGAATGCGATGGCGGCTGCGTGGGCCTGTGCGTTGGATTACACCCCTGCCAAGCTCACGGTGGTGATCGACAAGGCGACGAAGACGCGGCAGTTGATGGAGCAGAGTGGGATGTTCGTGATTCAGGTGCCCACGCGTGCGCAGGCGCGGTTGGTGCATCACGTGGGCACGCGCAGTGCGTTGAAGGAGCCGGGCAAGATCGAGAGCGCCGGGGTCGAGTGGTTCGAGCAGGCGGGGTTCGATGTGCCTCTGGTGGCGGGCTGCTCTGCGTGGATGGTGTGCAGGCTGGTCCCTGAGCCGCACAATCAAGCGGCGTATGACCTGTTCATCGGCGAGATCGTGGGTGCATGGGCCGATTCACGTGTGTTTCGTGATGGGCATTGGCTGTTCGAGGACGCGCCCGATGAACTGCGCAGTTTGCACTATATCGCCGGTGGGCATTTCTATGCGATAGGCGATGCGGTTACGGTCGATGTGGCGTCGGCCACTGCCAAGGCTTAG
- a CDS encoding AMP-binding protein, with protein sequence MNISQLIHRTALAHGERPAVFSGSQLVCDYRTLEDRVARLAGHLREHCGVQSGDRVAIFSANCVQYLEALHAIHWAGAISVPVNYKLHSKELAYVLENSDARVVCVSPELRDSALEAGAQEADLLVFGTTQWQAAVSAGERLAMQDKGPDEVASLFYTSGTTGRPKGVMQTHRNLLAATMAYYTDVDDVQVHDAMVYAAPMSHGAGLYNYAHMLRGAKHVVPVSGGFDPAELVELAANVGHLSLFAAPTMVHRLVDHIRRAKADVSGFKTIVYGGGPMYVEDLRIALDTMGQKFVQIYGQGECPMTITALGREQIADAQHPRWTERIASVGKAHACVEVRVVDADDNEVPTGELGEVVVRGDAVMAGYWANEAATASTLRNGWLHTGDVASMDADGFLTLRDRSKDVIISGGSNIYPREVEEVLLLHPQISEVAVVGQRDADWGEVVIAFLVASEGARPDDAELDALCLDHIARFKRPKAYHFVDALPKNSYGKVLKTELRTWLDTPT encoded by the coding sequence ATGAATATTTCGCAGCTCATCCATCGCACGGCACTCGCGCATGGTGAACGTCCCGCCGTGTTTTCCGGCTCGCAGCTGGTGTGTGATTACCGCACGCTGGAAGACCGTGTGGCGCGGCTTGCGGGTCATCTGCGTGAACATTGCGGCGTGCAGTCCGGTGATCGCGTCGCCATTTTTTCGGCCAACTGCGTGCAATATCTGGAAGCGCTGCACGCCATCCACTGGGCAGGTGCGATTTCGGTTCCGGTCAACTACAAGCTGCACAGCAAGGAACTGGCCTACGTGCTCGAAAATTCCGACGCGCGCGTGGTGTGCGTGTCCCCGGAGCTGCGCGATTCGGCATTGGAAGCAGGCGCGCAAGAGGCCGATCTGCTGGTCTTCGGAACCACGCAATGGCAGGCAGCCGTCAGTGCTGGCGAACGACTTGCCATGCAGGACAAAGGCCCCGATGAAGTCGCGTCGCTGTTCTACACCTCAGGCACCACGGGCAGGCCCAAGGGCGTGATGCAGACGCACCGCAATCTGCTCGCCGCCACCATGGCCTACTACACCGACGTGGACGACGTGCAGGTGCATGACGCCATGGTCTACGCCGCGCCCATGTCGCACGGCGCGGGACTCTACAACTACGCGCACATGCTGCGCGGTGCAAAGCATGTGGTGCCGGTGTCGGGCGGATTCGATCCGGCCGAGCTGGTCGAATTGGCGGCGAACGTTGGCCACCTGAGTCTGTTTGCCGCGCCCACCATGGTGCATCGGCTGGTCGATCACATCCGCCGCGCGAAGGCCGATGTGAGCGGCTTCAAGACCATCGTCTACGGCGGCGGTCCCATGTATGTGGAAGACCTGCGCATTGCGCTCGACACCATGGGCCAGAAGTTCGTGCAGATCTACGGACAGGGCGAATGCCCGATGACCATCACCGCGCTCGGTCGCGAGCAGATTGCCGACGCACAGCATCCGCGTTGGACCGAGCGCATCGCCTCCGTCGGCAAAGCCCATGCCTGCGTGGAGGTGCGCGTGGTCGATGCGGATGACAACGAGGTTCCCACGGGCGAACTCGGTGAAGTCGTCGTGCGTGGCGATGCCGTGATGGCGGGTTACTGGGCCAACGAAGCCGCGACTGCGAGCACGCTGCGCAACGGCTGGCTGCATACCGGCGATGTCGCCAGCATGGACGCAGATGGCTTTCTCACGCTGCGCGATCGCTCCAAGGACGTGATCATCTCCGGCGGCTCCAACATCTATCCGCGCGAGGTCGAAGAAGTGCTGCTGCTGCACCCGCAGATCAGCGAAGTCGCGGTGGTCGGCCAGCGCGATGCGGACTGGGGTGAGGTCGTGATTGCCTTCCTCGTCGCGAGTGAAGGCGCGCGTCCCGACGATGCAGAACTCGACGCGCTATGCCTCGACCACATCGCGCGCTTCAAGCGACCGAAGGCGTACCACTTTGTCGATGCCTTGCCGAAGAACAGCTACGGCAAGGTGCTCAAGACGGAATTGCGGACTTGGCTGGACACGCCAACCTGA
- a CDS encoding DsbA family oxidoreductase, translating into MSDQPKKLKIDFVSDVSCPWCAIGLKALEQAADRVKNDVQIDLHFQPFELNADMVLEGEDVIEHLQRKYGAPEEQMRKNQQAITERGAGVGFTFNMDKRSRIYNTFDAHRLLHWLDEEGTSEQQTALKHALFSAYFTEGENPSDHAVLLRLVRELGLNEARAKAILESDEYAQDVREREAFYHQHGINSVPAVIINDRHLIQGGQPVEAFEQALRQIAQQAA; encoded by the coding sequence ATGTCCGACCAGCCCAAGAAGCTCAAGATCGATTTCGTCTCCGACGTTTCCTGCCCGTGGTGCGCCATCGGGCTGAAGGCGCTGGAGCAAGCCGCTGATCGCGTGAAGAACGATGTGCAGATCGACCTGCACTTTCAGCCGTTCGAGCTCAACGCCGACATGGTGCTCGAAGGCGAGGATGTGATCGAGCATCTGCAGCGCAAGTACGGCGCGCCCGAAGAGCAGATGCGCAAGAACCAGCAGGCCATCACCGAGCGCGGTGCGGGTGTCGGGTTCACCTTCAACATGGACAAGCGCAGCCGCATCTACAACACGTTCGATGCGCACCGTCTGCTGCATTGGCTCGATGAGGAAGGCACGAGCGAGCAGCAAACGGCGCTCAAGCATGCGCTGTTCTCGGCCTATTTCACCGAGGGTGAGAACCCGAGCGATCACGCCGTGCTGCTGCGTCTGGTGCGCGAACTGGGTTTGAACGAAGCACGTGCCAAGGCGATTCTCGAATCGGATGAATACGCGCAGGACGTGCGCGAGCGCGAGGCTTTCTATCACCAGCACGGCATCAACTCCGTGCCTGCAGTGATCATCAACGACCGCCATCTGATCCAGGGCGGTCAGCCCGTGGAGGCGTTCGAGCAGGCGCTGCGTCAGATCGCGCAGCAGGCCGCCTGA
- a CDS encoding acetyl-CoA acetyltransferase, translating into MGVSIVGWAHLPFGKLDGLSLQALITQSATQAMEHAGIDGNAVDGIWLGNLNGGFAPDIFASSLALQADPGLRWKPATRLENACASGSAAVYAACDAIESGRARVALVIGAEKMTAVSGAEVTRILGDCGYSGEVQPGDGGFPGIFGKIAQDYFARHGDNSATLARIAAKNHANGALNPWAHMRCDLGFEFCNTVSDKNPMIAAPLRKTDCSLVSDGAAALVLASDEALADFQRAVTFRSRAQVNDYLPMQGRDVVQFEGPRRAWQQSLKQAKVAVNDLSFAEVHDCFTIAELLTYEAMGLAEAGQGHRVIEDGTVMRDGRLPVNASGGLKAKGHPIGATGVSMHVLSAMQLMGEAGDIQVRDPKLGAVFNMGGSAVANYVSVLERTR; encoded by the coding sequence ATGGGTGTATCGATTGTGGGCTGGGCGCATCTGCCCTTTGGCAAGCTGGATGGATTGTCGCTGCAAGCGCTCATCACCCAATCCGCCACGCAGGCCATGGAGCACGCGGGCATCGACGGCAACGCGGTGGATGGCATCTGGCTGGGCAACCTCAACGGCGGCTTTGCGCCCGACATCTTTGCCTCGTCGCTCGCGCTGCAGGCCGATCCCGGCTTGCGCTGGAAGCCCGCCACGCGTCTGGAAAACGCCTGCGCATCGGGCTCCGCTGCGGTGTACGCCGCATGTGATGCCATCGAGTCCGGCCGTGCACGCGTTGCACTGGTGATCGGTGCGGAGAAGATGACGGCCGTGAGCGGCGCGGAAGTCACGCGCATTCTGGGCGACTGCGGCTACTCGGGCGAAGTGCAGCCGGGCGATGGCGGCTTTCCCGGCATCTTCGGCAAGATCGCGCAGGACTACTTTGCGCGCCACGGCGACAACAGCGCAACGCTTGCGCGCATCGCGGCAAAGAACCATGCGAACGGCGCGCTCAATCCATGGGCGCACATGCGCTGCGATCTGGGCTTCGAGTTTTGCAACACCGTGTCCGACAAGAACCCGATGATCGCCGCGCCGCTGCGCAAGACGGATTGCTCTTTGGTCTCGGACGGAGCCGCCGCGCTGGTGCTGGCAAGCGACGAAGCGCTGGCCGATTTTCAACGCGCGGTGACCTTCCGTTCGCGCGCGCAGGTCAACGATTACTTGCCGATGCAAGGCCGCGACGTCGTTCAGTTCGAAGGCCCGCGTCGTGCATGGCAACAGTCACTCAAACAAGCGAAGGTCGCTGTCAACGATCTGTCTTTTGCCGAGGTGCATGACTGCTTCACCATCGCCGAACTGCTGACCTACGAAGCCATGGGCCTCGCCGAAGCGGGTCAGGGCCATCGCGTGATCGAGGATGGCACTGTCATGCGCGATGGTCGCTTGCCGGTGAATGCATCTGGCGGTCTGAAGGCCAAGGGCCATCCGATTGGTGCGACTGGCGTATCCATGCACGTGCTCTCCGCCATGCAACTCATGGGCGAGGCGGGCGACATCCAGGTGCGTGATCCCAAGCTTGGTGCGGTCTTCAATATGGGCGGCTCTGCGGTGGCCAACTATGTGAGCGTTCTGGAGCGCACACGATGA
- a CDS encoding response regulator, which yields MSITMLLQGDGREVRACVSAEEALELDAPNPFDLVITDVTLPGISGLELSARLLSADIARWIVLCSGYQLEEQITQLGGPNVRALVKPFGIDELDKLVSSVQASLANPR from the coding sequence GTGTCCATCACCATGCTGCTGCAAGGCGATGGACGCGAGGTACGCGCCTGCGTGAGTGCGGAAGAGGCGCTGGAGCTGGATGCACCAAACCCCTTCGACCTGGTGATCACCGACGTCACGCTGCCCGGCATCTCCGGTCTGGAACTCAGCGCCCGACTGCTGAGCGCCGACATCGCGCGCTGGATTGTGCTGTGCAGCGGCTACCAACTTGAAGAGCAGATCACCCAACTCGGCGGCCCCAACGTGCGCGCGCTGGTCAAGCCGTTCGGCATCGACGAACTGGACAAACTGGTGAGTTCGGTACAAGCGTCTCTCGCCAATCCACGCTGA
- the alkB gene encoding DNA oxidative demethylase AlkB translates to MMTADLFADDPSQPAQLRLSSEAVLLKGFALPDADALLNDIATITQRAPFRHMITPGGKAMSVATTSCGELGWVSDSRGYRYSSTDPQSDLPWPAMPARWLDLAERAVRVSGLSSSGAPDACLINRYAPGARLSLHQDRDERDFGAPIISISLGLPAVFLWGGDKRSDHTQTIPLAHGDVLLWGGVDRLRFHGVRPVAQGALSEREFRFNITMRKAA, encoded by the coding sequence ATCATGACCGCCGATCTCTTTGCCGATGACCCGAGCCAGCCAGCGCAACTACGGCTGAGTTCCGAAGCCGTGCTGCTCAAGGGATTCGCGCTGCCCGATGCGGATGCGCTGCTGAACGACATCGCCACCATCACGCAGCGCGCGCCGTTTCGGCACATGATCACGCCGGGCGGAAAAGCCATGTCGGTGGCGACCACAAGTTGCGGCGAACTCGGCTGGGTGAGCGACAGTCGCGGCTACCGTTATTCCAGCACCGATCCGCAGTCGGATCTGCCCTGGCCTGCAATGCCCGCGCGCTGGCTGGATCTGGCCGAACGCGCTGTGCGGGTCTCGGGCCTGTCGTCGAGCGGCGCGCCCGATGCCTGCCTCATCAACCGCTACGCGCCGGGCGCACGGCTGTCGCTGCATCAGGATCGTGACGAACGCGATTTTGGCGCGCCCATCATTTCCATCTCGCTGGGCTTGCCCGCTGTCTTTCTGTGGGGTGGAGACAAGCGCTCCGATCACACCCAAACCATCCCGCTCGCGCATGGCGATGTGCTGCTCTGGGGAGGTGTGGACCGACTGCGTTTTCATGGCGTGCGGCCTGTCGCTCAAGGCGCTTTGAGTGAGCGGGAATTTCGCTTCAACATCACGATGCGCAAGGCGGCCTGA
- a CDS encoding ribbon-helix-helix domain-containing protein: MCEVFISADPNLYANRARSVRLHGVVTSIRLENLFWKVLEEIATRDGMSVPQLCARLHDELQEAHGSVENFTSFLRVCCGRYLALQLAGGIPQDRSIPIRSLNAQQVLDTERETPMTHTLRRTG, from the coding sequence ATGTGCGAGGTATTCATCAGCGCCGACCCGAACCTCTACGCCAACCGCGCGCGCTCGGTGCGCCTGCATGGCGTGGTGACCAGCATCCGTCTGGAAAACCTGTTCTGGAAAGTCCTCGAAGAAATCGCCACCCGCGACGGCATGAGCGTGCCACAACTCTGCGCCCGCCTGCACGACGAACTGCAGGAAGCGCATGGCAGCGTGGAAAACTTCACCTCTTTCCTTCGCGTCTGCTGCGGCCGCTATCTCGCACTGCAACTGGCTGGCGGCATCCCCCAAGACCGCTCGATCCCGATCCGCAGCCTCAACGCACAACAAGTGCTGGACACAGAACGCGAAACGCCCATGACGCACACACTGCGACGCACAGGCTGA